A section of the Clostridium sp. TW13 genome encodes:
- the add gene encoding adenosine deaminase — protein sequence MIDKLPKIDLHCHLDGSVRPETIIDIARKENIIIPSDDIEEIKRLVIAPPDCESLDEYLKVFELPCSVMQTKESLRRVAFELYEDAAKENVKYMEVRFAPLVHTAKGLTIEEVIGSVILGMKDAEKLYGIRGNIILGAMRFHSIDKAIELFEAGKKFLSKGVAAVDLCASELAGFSQEFKEPIALAKQYGYRITIHAGETGIGKNVLDAVEILEAERIGHGVYITDCKEAYDIVKKKGITLEICPTSNVQTKAVSSYKTHPFSDFYKDGIKVTLNTDNRTVSNIDMTHECGVLFNEFNMSEEDYKNIYLNSVEASFTDEATKQWLRSFI from the coding sequence ATGATAGATAAGTTACCGAAGATAGATCTTCACTGTCACTTAGATGGTAGCGTAAGACCGGAAACAATAATAGATATAGCAAGAAAAGAAAATATTATCATTCCCAGTGATGATATAGAGGAGATAAAGAGATTAGTTATAGCACCTCCTGATTGTGAATCTTTAGATGAATACTTAAAGGTTTTTGAACTTCCTTGCTCAGTTATGCAAACAAAGGAAAGCTTAAGAAGAGTTGCCTTTGAGTTATATGAAGATGCTGCAAAAGAAAATGTAAAGTATATGGAAGTGAGATTTGCTCCACTAGTTCACACTGCAAAGGGGTTAACCATTGAAGAAGTAATAGGAAGTGTGATTTTAGGAATGAAGGATGCAGAGAAGCTTTACGGTATAAGAGGAAACATAATACTTGGAGCCATGAGGTTTCATAGCATAGATAAAGCTATTGAACTATTTGAGGCAGGAAAGAAATTCTTATCAAAAGGAGTAGCAGCTGTAGATTTATGCGCTTCAGAATTAGCTGGCTTTTCACAAGAGTTTAAGGAGCCTATAGCATTAGCGAAGCAATATGGTTATAGAATAACAATACATGCAGGAGAAACTGGAATAGGTAAAAATGTATTAGATGCTGTTGAGATTCTTGAAGCAGAAAGAATAGGACATGGAGTATATATTACTGATTGTAAAGAAGCATATGATATTGTAAAGAAGAAGGGCATAACTCTTGAAATTTGTCCAACAAGCAATGTGCAAACTAAAGCTGTTAGTTCATATAAGACACATCCTTTCTCTGATTTTTATAAGGATGGCATAAAGGTGACATTAAATACTGATAATAGAACAGTATCAAATATTGATATGACTCATGAATGTGGAGTTCTGTTCAATGAATTTAATATGAGTGAAGAAGATTATAAAAACATATACTTAAATTCTGTTGAAGCTTCTTTTACAGATGAAGCAACAAAACAATGGTTAAGAAGTTTTATATAA
- a CDS encoding bacteriohemerythrin — translation MYEMKEEYKTGIEAIDEQHKKLFDIADRAYMLLKDEYTIDKYDKIVTIIKELKDYTAYHFKFEEEYMDSIGYKRMFTQKIEHAEFIKKLDEIDFDKIDKDQDKYILSILQYLNDWLVEHIYEKDKLIGK, via the coding sequence ATGTACGAAATGAAGGAAGAATATAAAACAGGGATAGAAGCTATAGATGAGCAACATAAAAAACTTTTTGATATAGCTGATAGAGCTTACATGTTATTAAAAGATGAGTATACAATAGATAAATACGATAAAATTGTAACAATAATTAAAGAGTTAAAAGATTATACTGCATATCATTTCAAATTTGAAGAAGAGTATATGGATAGCATTGGTTATAAGAGAATGTTCACACAAAAGATTGAACATGCAGAATTTATAAAGAAACTTGATGAAATTGATTTTGATAAAATTGACAAAGACCAAGATAAATACATATTATCAATTTTACAATATTTAAATGATTGGTTAGTTGAGCATATATATGAGAAAGATAAGCTTATAGGGAAATAA
- a CDS encoding metal ABC transporter ATP-binding protein, translated as MGNILEIQNLSFAYEDELILSNINFSVKSGEFVGIIGSNGAGKSTLLKLILGLISPMNGKVIISGEEVKNNKRLPKVGYVPQNAIASNDNFPATVEEIVKSNLYSQIGFMRFSKRKHIQKTINALQMVNMQDYAKRLIGNLSGGQQQRIMIARALVNEPELLILDEPTTGIDDKSIESLYSLLVRINLEFGITIIMVTHDINRIYGRVKKVVSIENKKIVDVSERKNKIVF; from the coding sequence ATGGGAAACATTTTAGAAATTCAAAATTTAAGTTTTGCATATGAAGATGAGCTGATTTTGAGTAACATCAATTTTTCAGTTAAGTCTGGAGAATTTGTTGGAATTATAGGTTCAAATGGAGCTGGTAAAAGCACGTTGCTTAAGTTAATATTAGGTTTAATATCACCTATGAATGGTAAAGTGATAATTAGTGGTGAAGAAGTTAAAAACAATAAAAGATTGCCAAAGGTAGGATATGTTCCCCAAAATGCTATTGCATCAAATGACAATTTCCCTGCGACTGTGGAGGAAATAGTAAAATCTAATTTGTATTCGCAAATTGGATTTATGAGATTTTCAAAAAGAAAGCATATACAAAAAACTATAAACGCGTTACAAATGGTTAATATGCAGGATTATGCTAAAAGATTGATTGGTAATCTTTCAGGCGGTCAGCAACAAAGAATTATGATTGCAAGAGCATTAGTGAATGAACCAGAACTGTTAATATTAGATGAACCAACCACTGGAATTGATGATAAATCTATAGAGTCTTTATATAGTTTGTTAGTTAGAATAAATCTAGAATTTGGAATTACCATTATAATGGTTACTCATGACATTAATAGGATTTATGGACGTGTGAAAAAAGTCGTATCAATTGAAAATAAGAAAATTGTAGATGTATCTGAAAGAAAAAATAAAATAGTATTTTAA
- a CDS encoding metal ABC transporter substrate-binding protein gives MKKVSMLLILFLMAIGVTLTGCTSNNTNDKTNSENKKLAVYSSFYAMYDFAKKIGGDKITITNLVPAGTEPHDWEPSTKDINNLEKADVLIYNGAGMEHWIKKVVGTLENKKLVTVEASQGINLIEGHEEEEEKEKDAEESKYDPHVWMNPQNAKKEMENIKNALVKADESNKKYYEDNYNKYAKQIDELDKEFKDAISNIKNKDIIVAHQAFGYLCKQYGLNQVSIEGLSADSEPDPTRMKEIIKFAEEHKVKTIFFEELVSPKVSETIAKEVGAKTDMLNPLEGLSDKEQAEGKDYFTVMKRNLESLKAALG, from the coding sequence ATGAAAAAGGTGAGTATGCTATTAATATTATTTTTGATGGCAATAGGAGTTACATTAACAGGTTGCACATCAAATAATACAAATGATAAAACTAATTCTGAGAATAAAAAGTTGGCTGTTTACTCTAGCTTTTATGCAATGTATGATTTTGCAAAAAAGATAGGCGGAGATAAAATAACTATAACTAATTTAGTTCCAGCTGGAACAGAACCTCATGATTGGGAACCAAGTACTAAAGATATTAATAATTTAGAGAAAGCTGATGTTCTTATATATAATGGTGCAGGTATGGAGCATTGGATAAAAAAAGTTGTAGGAACTTTGGAAAATAAAAAGCTAGTAACAGTAGAAGCATCACAGGGAATAAATTTGATCGAAGGACATGAAGAAGAGGAGGAAAAAGAGAAGGATGCTGAGGAAAGCAAATATGATCCCCATGTTTGGATGAACCCTCAAAATGCAAAAAAGGAAATGGAAAATATAAAAAATGCACTGGTAAAGGCAGATGAGTCTAATAAAAAATATTATGAAGATAATTATAATAAGTATGCTAAGCAAATTGATGAGTTAGATAAAGAATTTAAAGATGCGATTTCAAATATAAAAAATAAGGATATAATTGTTGCACATCAAGCATTTGGATATTTATGCAAGCAATATGGACTTAATCAAGTGTCCATAGAAGGACTTTCAGCAGATTCGGAACCAGATCCAACAAGAATGAAAGAAATAATTAAATTTGCAGAAGAACATAAAGTTAAAACTATTTTCTTTGAAGAATTAGTTAGTCCAAAGGTTTCTGAAACAATTGCTAAAGAAGTTGGTGCTAAAACAGATATGCTTAATCCGTTAGAAGGCTTAAGTGATAAGGAGCAAGCTGAAGGAAAAGATTATTTTACAGTAATGAAAAGGAATCTTGAATCTTTAAAAGCAGCATTAGGTTAG
- a CDS encoding TIGR03943 family putative permease subunit produces MKRKINLEVLIEIIILFTIANILFFSVVFDKAKYYVHPRLNIYIIFSAFFLLILGSFMMLYLFKPKHSVNYSKYIIVVIPIVTTFIIPMGISNNNSVDFFKSSVNVYTGKSNINNSNQDTNIEVNSQNQQSSNVSSGSNYDQAYYNDNIKEKSINVDSNGIIVINDDDYMKWYLDINKNVNKYEGKTIQFKGQVLRIKEFKNNEFVPARKAMVCCAADLQPCGILCRYKSASNFRNNEWVVVTAKIHVEKYDGEIMPIIYADKVSKTQAPKSEYVYFK; encoded by the coding sequence ATGAAGAGGAAAATTAATTTGGAAGTTCTTATAGAAATAATAATTTTATTCACCATAGCTAATATTTTATTTTTTTCTGTGGTATTTGATAAGGCTAAATATTATGTGCATCCAAGGTTGAATATATATATAATTTTTTCGGCATTTTTCCTTCTGATTTTAGGAAGTTTTATGATGCTATATTTATTTAAACCTAAACATTCAGTTAATTATAGTAAGTATATAATCGTAGTAATACCGATAGTTACAACTTTTATCATACCTATGGGAATTTCTAATAATAATTCTGTAGATTTTTTTAAAAGTTCTGTGAATGTTTATACTGGAAAATCTAATATTAATAATTCTAATCAAGACACAAATATAGAAGTTAATTCTCAGAATCAACAAAGTTCTAATGTAAGTAGTGGAAGTAATTATGATCAAGCTTATTATAATGATAATATTAAGGAGAAAAGTATTAATGTGGATAGTAATGGGATTATAGTTATAAATGATGATGATTATATGAAATGGTATTTGGATATTAATAAAAATGTCAATAAGTATGAAGGCAAAACTATACAATTTAAGGGGCAAGTACTTAGAATAAAAGAATTTAAAAATAATGAATTTGTGCCAGCTCGTAAAGCCATGGTATGTTGTGCAGCAGATCTTCAACCATGCGGTATTTTATGCAGATACAAGAGCGCGTCAAACTTTAGGAATAATGAGTGGGTTGTAGTAACTGCTAAAATACATGTAGAAAAATATGATGGTGAAATTATGCCTATAATATACGCTGATAAAGTATCGAAGACTCAGGCACCTAAGAGTGAATATGTGTACTTCAAATAA
- a CDS encoding metal ABC transporter permease, with product MQRAFIVGILLAIIIPFIGILVVLKRLSMIGDALSHTSLAGVAVGLLLGFNPVLGAIVISAMGALGIEAIRKKIPKYSEMSIAIIMSAGVGLAGVLSGFVKNSGNFNNFLFGSIVAISDFELLLVIVISSIVIIMSVLLYKELFFIAFDEQAAILAGVPVKLVNFIFTILVAITVSVASRTVGALIVSSLMVVPVACAMKFGKSYKQTLIYSIIFALLFTIIGLSISYYMGLKPGGTIVLTGIIVLSIILVIKR from the coding sequence ATGCAAAGAGCTTTTATAGTGGGCATACTTCTAGCAATTATTATTCCTTTTATTGGAATATTAGTGGTGTTAAAACGTCTTTCTATGATTGGTGATGCTTTATCTCATACATCATTGGCAGGAGTAGCAGTGGGATTACTATTAGGATTTAATCCAGTTTTAGGAGCTATAGTAATATCTGCTATGGGAGCTTTGGGAATTGAAGCTATTAGAAAGAAAATTCCTAAATATTCAGAGATGTCAATTGCTATTATCATGTCTGCAGGAGTAGGCTTAGCAGGAGTTCTTTCAGGATTTGTTAAGAATTCGGGCAATTTTAATAATTTTCTTTTTGGAAGTATTGTAGCTATAAGTGATTTTGAACTTCTACTAGTTATTGTAATAAGCTCTATTGTGATCATAATGTCAGTATTATTGTATAAGGAGTTATTTTTTATTGCCTTTGATGAACAAGCAGCAATACTAGCAGGAGTTCCTGTAAAGTTAGTTAATTTTATTTTTACAATTCTTGTGGCAATAACTGTATCAGTTGCATCGCGAACTGTTGGAGCACTGATAGTATCATCGTTAATGGTGGTACCTGTAGCTTGTGCTATGAAGTTTGGAAAGAGTTATAAGCAGACACTTATATATTCAATTATTTTTGCATTATTATTTACTATAATTGGTTTATCAATCTCTTATTATATGGGATTAAAGCCAGGAGGAACTATTGTATTGACTGGGATTATAGTTTTAAGCATTATATTAGTTATAAAAAGATAA
- the mgtE gene encoding magnesium transporter: MKLDMNKNEFKSFLLHAPQDKVLKYIENIHPVDILDIVRENKDDIKDILNRLPEDFIAGIIDEAETEEKYEILTCFSENKQKNIVEEMSSDELTDLLGILDEEQANKILAHMTADEARKVRRLLSYDPDTAAGIMATEFISIKENMTVEQTLKYLQDTAEDIENIYDLFVIDNFDKLKGVVSLKDLVTNKFDALISEIINPNVVSIPCEMDQEEVGHLFEKYGYLTMPVVDNFNRLLGVVTVDDVMQILRDENTEDIHRLGGVADGEKISGTTMESVKSRLPWLIVNLVTAILASSVVGMFEGTIEKVVSLATFMPIVSGMGGNAGTQTLTIIVRGLALGELSYKNVKRVLFKELGIGFITGAAIGIIISVLGFLWEKNITFGIVIGIAMILNMIVATVTGFLIPLILKKCKVDPALASAVFVTTFTDVCGFLFFLGLATMFVKYLV, from the coding sequence ATGAAATTAGATATGAATAAAAACGAGTTTAAGAGTTTTTTATTACATGCTCCACAAGATAAGGTGCTAAAATATATTGAGAATATCCATCCAGTTGATATATTAGATATAGTACGTGAAAATAAGGATGATATTAAAGATATATTAAATAGGTTGCCAGAAGATTTCATTGCTGGGATTATCGATGAGGCAGAAACAGAAGAAAAGTATGAAATACTAACTTGTTTTTCTGAAAATAAACAAAAAAACATTGTGGAAGAAATGTCTTCTGATGAATTAACAGACCTTTTGGGTATATTAGATGAAGAACAGGCAAATAAGATTCTTGCGCATATGACAGCGGATGAGGCGAGAAAAGTTAGAAGATTATTAAGCTATGATCCTGATACAGCTGCAGGTATAATGGCTACAGAGTTTATTTCAATAAAAGAAAATATGACAGTTGAGCAAACCTTAAAGTATTTGCAAGATACAGCAGAAGATATTGAAAATATCTATGATTTATTTGTTATTGATAACTTTGATAAGTTAAAAGGTGTAGTTTCATTAAAAGATTTAGTTACGAATAAGTTTGATGCTTTAATTTCAGAGATTATTAATCCTAATGTAGTTAGTATTCCTTGTGAAATGGATCAAGAAGAAGTTGGACATCTATTTGAAAAATACGGTTACTTAACTATGCCTGTAGTGGACAATTTTAATAGGCTGCTTGGAGTAGTAACAGTAGATGATGTTATGCAGATTTTAAGAGATGAGAATACAGAGGATATTCACCGTCTTGGAGGAGTAGCAGATGGGGAAAAGATAAGTGGTACAACTATGGAATCTGTTAAAAGTAGATTACCATGGCTTATAGTAAACTTAGTTACTGCAATACTAGCATCTTCTGTAGTAGGTATGTTTGAAGGAACCATAGAAAAGGTAGTATCGCTTGCAACCTTCATGCCTATAGTATCAGGAATGGGTGGAAATGCAGGTACTCAAACTCTAACAATTATAGTAAGAGGGTTAGCACTTGGTGAGTTGAGTTATAAAAATGTAAAGAGAGTTTTGTTCAAAGAATTAGGAATAGGATTTATCACAGGGGCTGCAATTGGTATTATTATTTCTGTATTAGGGTTCTTATGGGAAAAGAACATTACCTTTGGTATAGTAATTGGAATAGCAATGATTTTAAACATGATAGTAGCAACAGTAACGGGATTCTTAATTCCATTAATATTGAAGAAGTGCAAGGTAGATCCAGCCTTAGCATCAGCCGTATTTGTTACAACTTTTACTGATGTATGCGGATTCTTATTCTTCTTAGGCCTTGCAACTATGTTTGTTAAGTATTTAGTATAA